The DNA window CTGTATGATATTGCATGCACATGAGCAGGTCTTATTAAGCATTACGTAGCGGAGTTTAAAATACTTGCTTGAGGTCTTTTTCATTGCCAGATGCTCCAATTTCCAGAAAAGAAGTGGCTTCTTTCACCTGTTGAAATAGAgattaaaaaaaggaaaaatccATTGTTTCCAAAAGGAATTTCTGGGAAAAGAGTACTTTTTAACTTACCAAGTTGTCGAGAGCAGGTAAGCGCCTACAAAGGTTGCTTTTCTCCAACTGCAAATTATTGACATATCAACATTATCTAGAcattctgttggatcagtttaGAACCCGTTGATTTAGGATATACCTTTTTAAGTACAGAAAATGACAACAAAGAGAACCGCACGTAACATAAAAATTCTTCAACAGATTTGAGCCTTTCACCAAAAATAAGTTCTGGCGTGGAATTTAACATAATTTCATCTACTCTGTCCCATCCAAACAACTCTTCTGCTTTCACAAACCAAAGAAATATTGCATTGAGAACTCGTTCTTCAGAAGTTACCGTCAAATCTGGATGCTGTGAAGACAAGTTCTGCATAAGTGGTACTGAATTCAACATGTACATACATATCTATGCATGCTTAGGTCTAGGGTGGCTTTGGCCCAATACCAGCCTAACGATCCTATTTGACAACTCTTGAAAATACAGTCTCAAAAAACTTGTTTTGGCCGAACAAAATTGAGTATTATCGTTGACTAATTAGAAGTGAAGGATCTTATACACCGACAGTATGCTGGTTTGCACTTATTGTAGAAAATTCAACAAAACTACATGTAAACAGACACAAAATCATAGATAGAATAGTCAACTTCGGATCCAGAATACAAAGACTTGAAAAAAACAACCACCTCACCTGAAGAATGCTGCCAAATGTTTCTTTGTCTAACATAACAAAATCGATGCTGGCAGTCGTGCAATAATCAAAATTCATGGAGAATTTCCGCTCGCAAGTCTCCTCGATAAGTTTGCATGAAGGAATGGATGAGATTACTTGCAAAATTTGGCACACTGAGTCCTGCAACAAAGTACAGAAGTTAGAACCCCCAAAAGAAAACCTGAATACTGTTCCAATTTGTCTTCTTCCTCGTCCAATAAACTTGGCATAATAGAAAAACTTGTTGTACGACCTTCTGCCAGTATGAGTACTCCATGCCTGCATATAATTCATAGATGAGAAGtatcaatattttcatcatTTCTTGTCATAAATTCTCTGTTGCTGCTCATAAACCCGATACTGCACCACTTCCTCGTTCTTTTAATTCTATTACTCCCAAATAATGGATTTCACTTAAACAACAAATGACAAAGTTAATATAAGAGAGAACAATACAAGACAACAACTAGGATTCTACCTCAGACAGGTGTTCTAAAAGTCTCTTGCAGCACTCCTGATGAAGAAGAGAAACCCCAAACTGATCTGCCAACAATAGAAGCTGAAGTAGTAATGTGTTGATGTCCATGGTGTCCTCCATGTAAACAACTCCAGTATACATGAACTCCAacatgattttaaatgcttcgaAGTACACATCTTTCAAATGAACTTCCGAGGAAACGCTTTCAGTCATTCCATTAGTAAACATCTGCATGTTCAGTTTATCCATACCCGATCATGCACTCTTACCAGAGAAATAACGTAATTAAAACATCGGATCACATTGCAGAGCTTTGAAACTTTTCTTCATGGAACAATACAAAAGTTCATAAAACCTTTATATCCATAGGTAGTGGCTGTTAACCAGCATCAAGTATAAAGATGCTTTAAATGTTCAACTAGCTAAGAAACAAGATATTTGTACAATTTACATCCCCATCATACCCATTTAGAATGCATTGCATTATAAGGAAAATGTGTATTTTGAATTCCCGTACCTTTGTGAAAGGGACACTCCACAACCCAAGGATTATTCTATGTGACCGTGCAACTTTGCCATGGCCTTCAATGTAGATATCTACATCAGTGTATTCACCAGCCAATCTAAAATTATTAAGCCTCTTTTCATCAATTGGTAATTTGTTCAGAAAAACAGTGCCACAATTCAGTCGAGAGCTGGGGTATGATATCTCTATACTTCTACCGGAGTCAAAAAGTTTCTTGTTGAGTTTGAAACGTTCCATCATTTCTTCACACTGCCTCGCCAACGTAATCACTTCAAACTGTAAGCTCAGAGATTTAAGAGAATTGAGATGCGACTCCTGAatctatatattaaaataagtaTATAAGCTGTCAGACAACGTAAAGCAACCTTCTGAAACAAGATTCGAACATGTATTACCGATAAAAACTGGCATAATGTTAAAAATTCCTCCTTCTATAATTTAGCTTAAAGAAATTTTATCTTATTCACCACGGCTTAGTATACAGATTCGATGAGAACTTCGAATTCAATGGACAAATAGAGGTTAAAAAACATATCAATAAGGACTTCGTGGATTAGAATTTCTTGAGGCCAACAGTTGAAGGTCTCCATATTCATACTTAACGTCGACAGAAAAACGTTCATAAGAATAACATTAAATAATCAATTAAAGGAGGAGAATGCATGTGTTTTCTTGTAGATGATAACTTTGATGTTCTTCTCAGCAGTGACATAAAAGCGCAATAACCATGGCAAAATCCAATCGCAGATGATATGGTGGACAAAGTTTTTGCAGAATCTTCCAGCACAAATCAAAGTTGTCAACATTCCCTTCTTTACTATAGTTGAGAAACcatattatttttcaaactCATGATTGAGATAACAAATCAGTTTTAGATTTTTACGCAAGTAATAATCGATAAACATATCATGTAGGTCTCATCTTACACAGGTGTGGCCGGTGTAAAGGTATTCAAGAAATGCATGAAGAATGGGATAGCTAACATCTTCGAGGTGAATGCAATTTTCCTCTGAGAAATTCAAACCAAAGTTCCCGGAGGCAGCCAATATGACCTTATGCCCTGGTACAGCTCTCTCCTCTGCCCCAACAATAATGATCACATCCGAAAGCTCCCAGTTTTCAAGAAAACTTTGAAGACCCCAATTTTCATATCCTCCAAAATCATCTTGCAACTCTTCGTCAGCATCATCCATGCCACTGTATTCGCCGCAATCCACGTGTTTCCATAAGGATATATGGTTTTGCATCAAAGGCAAAACATTAAAATTCCGATACCCGACATGCCTGTCCCAACTGCTAAGTCCTACATACTGAACACTTCGATTTGGATTTGAGTCGAGCCACTGAAAAACGAGATTCTGGAAAGGGTACCTCCCTTTGCCAATACTAATAAGCCCATCATATATGCTGATCCAATAGCTCTGGAATGTTGAAGAACAGCAAAGATCaaccccagcaacatccacgaCTGTTTTCCCACTCACCTCGATGTTTAATCTCTTATTTCTGTGACTACCAATTATCACAGTGTAATGTGGACTGTTGTCCCTTTTGTAATGGTAGTGCTGACTGCCTGCGTTTTCTCGGAAGACAATAGTAACATCATTGTGTGCAAAGGCATCAAAAGCTACACATCCTCTCCCGGCTTCCCTAAACCTTAAGTCATCATGCCAAGCACACTCAAATGGTGCCACAGTTAAGAACTTCTTTTGCTTCTTCTCCATTATATTTCctcaagaaaagaaaaaagaaatctTCTTTTTACACCGGACACTTAAACTGAAAATCAACCGCATTTAAACTAAGGCATCAACATTATGGGTCCTAATATATGTCGTGTTCGACAAATAGAAAAGGATATAATGAAGTTCAAGAATTAGTGAAACAAGACAATAACTATGCAATAACTAATAATGGAAAAGAAAGGAGTTTCCAACAATTGCCAAAGATATCAGAAACTGATACTGAAATATCATAGCTGATTTAGGTGGGGGGCGGGGCGAGGGAGAAAATAACATTCTGATCTACTTAACGTTTGTGAGGGCAGCCACAATCCAAGTTAAGGATCCACCAGATAAAAAGGTCTTAAGGTCCACGAGTGTCTTAAAATATCTATTCATACAACATGCTACTATCATACACCGAATTCTTATCCTATTCTCGAATTATCCATACTGAAAATCATTAATTAGAGGGACAAGAAAtccaactaaaaataaaaaagacacAAACCAAAGTAACGAAAACACTAGATTCTGAAGAAATAAACAATATCAAAGTAGAAAAGCTTGCAACTTGCAAAGGCCCGAGAATCTCAGTCCATATCCTCATGAAACCATATTTGTCAAGCTTTTGAAACTTAAAAAAAGAACATGATATAAGAATTGCTTACAAAAATACAATGCGTTGCCACCTGAtggatattttttcttttaaaaattggtCGTAAATGTCAAACAAACAACAGTTAGCAAGGAAAGTTCACAGGGAAGATAAGCGACAGCCATAACTCAAAAGGCCAAGGGAAATTGACTTAACATTTACCTTTAAAATTAGTTTTGGATACAAACTAAATACAAAATCTTGTAAATAACTTACATATAATATAAGCAATTACAAGGTGAAGGGTTTGATCGCTACGGATAATAAAAGATCATCAAACAAACCAGCACTCATACTTCACTTTCACTTTCAATGAATTGGAATTGAAGATATTAGTAAACAGATTGTCAGAAGCAGAGATCGGCTTAGAAATTGCTAGAAACAATATAACTGACAGGAAAAATTCTTACGGCCACAGattaatataaatatcaatatGAAACCATCCTACACCACATTCTTATCCATCCACCAATTAATATCTAATATCTTccagtttttaaataaaatcaatcATAAAAAAAGGGATTTTGTATGCTTTACCAAAGACAATAATTCCGTAGTTGGCACAAGGGAAGATGACCAAAATCTAAGATTTTGAAGCTACGAAACACcttgagtaaaaaaaaaaaaaagctacGAAACACCTTGAATTTGTATGCTAATTATGAGACGAGTAATTTCCCATCTGTACAAGATTGATTAAAATTTCCTATTACGTGGTATATGTACAACATGACAGAATAGAGAAAGAGGGATAGACTTGATCAGTGACAACACGTCATAGGATATTCTCGAGGTTATCTACGGTTAAGGTTGTTTTCAATTCGTTTGACCACAAATCCAATTCCTCGTCCAAACACAGCCTCATACATCCGTATTTGATATTTTAGAGCAACAAAGCTAAAAAAAATATGCTCAAGCACGGTAGTTCCAGcagatttctttttcttttgtacACAAATGTTCGGAAAGGCTCGATTAATTGTAGAAtatattttagttttattttatatat is part of the Primulina tabacum isolate GXHZ01 chromosome 18, ASM2559414v2, whole genome shotgun sequence genome and encodes:
- the LOC142533564 gene encoding BTB/POZ domain-containing protein At2g30600 isoform X4; protein product: MSAGNIMEKKQKKFLTVAPFECAWHDDLRFREAGRGCVAFDAFAHNDVTIVFRENAGSQHYHYKRDNSPHYTVIIGSHRNKRLNIEVSGKTVVDVAGVDLCCSSTFQSYWISIYDGLISIGKGRYPFQNLVFQWLDSNPNRSVQYVGLSSWDRHVGYRNFNVLPLMQNHISLWKHVDCGEYSGMDDADEELQDDFGGYENWGLQSFLENWELSDVIIIVGAEERAVPGHKVILAASGNFGLNFSEENCIHLEDVSYPILHAFLEYLYTGHTCIQESHLNSLKSLSLQFEVITLARQCEEMMERFKLNKKLFDSGRSIEISYPSSRLNCGTVFLNKLPIDEKRLNNFRLAGEYTDVDIYIEGHGKVARSHRIILGLWSVPFTKMFTNGMTESVSSEVHLKDVYFEAFKIMLEFMYTGVVYMEDTMDINTLLLQLLLLADQFGVSLLHQECCKRLLEHLSEDSVCQILQVISSIPSCKLIEETCERKFSMNFDYCTTASIDFVMLDKETFGSILQHPDLTVTSEERVLNAIFLWFVKAEELFGWDRVDEIMLNSTPELIFGERLKSVEEFLCYVRFSLLSFSVLKKLEKSNLCRRLPALDNLVKEATSFLEIGASGNEKDLKQCQIPA
- the LOC142533564 gene encoding BTB/POZ domain-containing protein At2g30600 isoform X2, with product MEKKQKKFLTVAPFECAWHDDLRFREAGRGCVAFDAFAHNDVTIVFRENAGSQHYHYKRDNSPHYTVIIGSHRNKRLNIEVSGKTVVDVAGVDLCCSSTFQSYWISIYDGLISIGKGRYPFQNLVFQWLDSNPNRSVQYVGLSSWDRHVGYRNFNVLPLMQNHISLWKHVDCGEYSGMDDADEELQDDFGGYENWGLQSFLENWELSDVIIIVGAEERAVPGHKVILAASGNFGLNFSEENCIHLEDVSYPILHAFLEYLYTGHTCIQESHLNSLKSLSLQFEVITLARQCEEMMERFKLNKKLFDSGRSIEISYPSSRLNCGTVFLNKLPIDEKRLNNFRLAGEYTDVDIYIEGHGKVARSHRIILGLWSVPFTKMFTNGMTESVSSEVHLKDVYFEAFKIMLEFMYTGVVYMEDTMDINTLLLQLLLLADQFGVSLLHQECCKRLLEHLSEDSVCQILQVISSIPSCKLIEETCERKFSMNFDYCTTASIDFVMLDKETFGSILQHPDLTVTSEERVLNAIFLWFVKAEELFGWDRVDEIMLNSTPELIFGERLKSVEEFLCYVRFSLLSFSVLKKLEKSNLCRRLPALDNLVKEATSFLEIGASGNEKDLNVRFQHRRSSFKELQYICNGDGNGVLYFAGTSYGEHQWVNPVLSKKVSILASSPLSRFTDPKVLVSRTYQGTSFAGPRMEGGRNTSWWTVDIGHGHQLICNYYTVRQDGSRAFIRNWSFQGSMDGNNWTNLRIHENDVTICKPGQFASWPIVGSNALLPFRLFRLVLTGTTTDATNPWNFCICFLELYGYFR
- the LOC142533564 gene encoding BTB/POZ domain-containing protein At2g30600 isoform X3, producing MSAGNIMEKKQKKFLTVAPFECAWHDDLRFREAGRGCVAFDAFAHNDVTIVFRENAGSQHYHYKRDNSPHYTVIIGSHRNKRLNIEVSGKTVVDVAGVDLCCSSTFQSYWISIYDGLISIGKGRYPFQNLVFQWLDSNPNRSVQYVGLSSWDRHVGYRNFNVLPLMQNHISLWKHVDCGEYSGMDDADEELQDDFGGYENWGLQSFLENWELSDVIIIVGAEERAVPGHKVILAASGNFGLNFSEENCIHLEDVSYPILHAFLEYLYTGHTCIQESHLNSLKSLSLQFEVITLARQCEEMMERFKLNKKLFDSGRSIEISYPSSRLNCGTVFLNKLPIDEKRLNNFRLAGEYTDVDIYIEGHGKVARSHRIILGLWSVPFTKMFTNGMTESVSSEVHLKDVYFEAFKIMLEFMYTGVVYMEDTMDINTLLLQLLLLADQFGVSLLHQECCKRLLEHLSEDSVCQILQVISSIPSCKLIEETCERKFSMNFDYCTTASIDFVMLDKETFGSILQHPDLTVTSEERVLNAIFLWFVKAEELFGWDRVDEIMLNSTPELIFGERLKSVEEFLCYVRFSLLSFSVLKKLEKSNLCRRLPALDNLVKEATSFLEIGASGNEKDLNVRFQHRRSSFKELQYICNGDGNGVLYFAGTSYGEHQWVNPVLSKKVSILASSPLSRFTDPKVLVSRTYQGTSFAGPRMEGGRNTSWWTVDIGHGHQ
- the LOC142533564 gene encoding BTB/POZ domain-containing protein At2g30600 isoform X1, with protein sequence MSAGNIMEKKQKKFLTVAPFECAWHDDLRFREAGRGCVAFDAFAHNDVTIVFRENAGSQHYHYKRDNSPHYTVIIGSHRNKRLNIEVSGKTVVDVAGVDLCCSSTFQSYWISIYDGLISIGKGRYPFQNLVFQWLDSNPNRSVQYVGLSSWDRHVGYRNFNVLPLMQNHISLWKHVDCGEYSGMDDADEELQDDFGGYENWGLQSFLENWELSDVIIIVGAEERAVPGHKVILAASGNFGLNFSEENCIHLEDVSYPILHAFLEYLYTGHTCIQESHLNSLKSLSLQFEVITLARQCEEMMERFKLNKKLFDSGRSIEISYPSSRLNCGTVFLNKLPIDEKRLNNFRLAGEYTDVDIYIEGHGKVARSHRIILGLWSVPFTKMFTNGMTESVSSEVHLKDVYFEAFKIMLEFMYTGVVYMEDTMDINTLLLQLLLLADQFGVSLLHQECCKRLLEHLSEDSVCQILQVISSIPSCKLIEETCERKFSMNFDYCTTASIDFVMLDKETFGSILQHPDLTVTSEERVLNAIFLWFVKAEELFGWDRVDEIMLNSTPELIFGERLKSVEEFLCYVRFSLLSFSVLKKLEKSNLCRRLPALDNLVKEATSFLEIGASGNEKDLNVRFQHRRSSFKELQYICNGDGNGVLYFAGTSYGEHQWVNPVLSKKVSILASSPLSRFTDPKVLVSRTYQGTSFAGPRMEGGRNTSWWTVDIGHGHQLICNYYTVRQDGSRAFIRNWSFQGSMDGNNWTNLRIHENDVTICKPGQFASWPIVGSNALLPFRLFRLVLTGTTTDATNPWNFCICFLELYGYFR